The Oncorhynchus masou masou isolate Uvic2021 chromosome 25, UVic_Omas_1.1, whole genome shotgun sequence DNA window cattttgacttgttttaaggacattacatcaaagttggatcagcctgtagcgtggttttccactttaattttgagtgtgactccaaatccagacctccaatgggttgataaatttgatttccattgataattttagtgtgattttgttgtcagcacattcaactatgtaaagaaaaaagtatttaaaaagaatatttcattcatttagATCTAGGATgtattattttagtgttccctttatttttttgagcagtgtataattggatctgttttattttattttaaatcttAAACTAATGAAGAGTAGGCTTGTGCTTTTTGCCATTTTCTATAATAAAAGGTAGGCCTATGGCATACCTCTCATACCCCTCAATTCAAGTCTTGGTTTTAACTTAGCCTCCTTCCATGTCAGTGAAGGGCAGTTATTTAAATCTATGGACAGAGGTCTAcctcttatttcttaaatagtACGAAATGGGCTCCAACACAAAGCTGTCTTATTAAAATGAAGATGGTTTAAATGTATTATGCCTTCTCAAATTTGTctactttcagcaccatggactgtCCATTTCCGATTGTGCCGCAGCTTctgcttcaagtttcagcaccacaatgTAAGTTCCTTGAATCTggacagtggaggctcctcagaggaggaaggggaggaccatcttcCTCAGGGAATTTCATAAAAGatgtgaaacattaaaaaagttatagTTTTTAGATAAAagtatactaaatatattcacgtcacaaataattgattaaaacacttttttgcaatgaaggtctgaAGTAGCCTCAACAGGCATCTGTAGGGTAGCGCCatagtgtagccggaggacagctagtttcccacctgagtacattgacttcaatacaaaacctaggaggctcatggttctcaccccctttgATAGACTAACACGCgtattatgacaacttctggaggacatcctccaacctatcagagttattgcagcatgaactgacatgttgtccatccagtcaaaggatcagagaatgaatctagtactgaaagcataagctacagctagctagcactgcagtgcataacatgtggtgagtagttgactcaaagaaagAGAAAGGCAATAATTTAACAGTTTTTAACAAATGTATTCATTTAAAATGAAGGATATGCAAGAGAGAGCTAGCTCTATTTTGttgtaatttattgccaccggggcccgccggtgtaactgctaaactgcttgctgactgtacactatactgcatgattgtagcgggtttactaacgcgttagttctagcaactatgttgactatgacattagctaatatggtgaaagtaatgtaggctgtgtgtggcggttagcggttatgatattAAGGTTTGGCTAGGAAAGTTATTTTAGCCTGGTCATAGACAGCTAATGTGTTGTGCTCTGAAGTCCACACGTGAAGGGAAAAGGtaagaggaggagagcgcatagatgcgagaaggaattctACAATGAGCAAAATgttcatgctgtttgtatgtggctactatgaaagtgaactgtgtttgcgtgtgaccAGGGGTGtcttcattccgccgattctatTGAAAAatatttcttaaacggaagcaactgttggactaatgattacaccctagatcagcttgGAAGTTCTTAGACTACTTATCATATTTAAATGGTTATGAacaacatacccactgtcaaTCAAACATGGGTATTGTCCTATCAAGGTCAAACACttgacagggagagatgtatgCGCATTGGGTCTGAATAGAGGCCTCTATTCATAGAGGATAGACCAGCCCCTCAGTGGTGGGTCATTCTTCTCATTCTCTGTACCTGGCTCAGGTGAGGCCTTGCATCAATGTGCTCTTCTGCTCTCTATGATGGAAGCAGAACTTGACACTGATACGgtgtaaaaaataaacatttattttgagAGTATTGATGGTCATCATGGTGAAATGTTCAGGTTTCAATGAAATCCCATAATATTTTTTTCTGTTTGAAATGTGCTATGGTAGAGTAGATGACACTTTTACAATATTAACATTGTGGGCATGTGCTACTtactatacagtattattatgcaAGAATATCCATTTGTTTTATAGGTATCCCTCAATGCATTGCTCAACCCCTCTACGTGCATTTTACATATTGGATTACTCACTCTCCCATTTACTTTGGTTGCCGATATTGTAATACCTTCATGTCAGTGCTGCCTTGATCCATATAAAAGCTAAGGTGTAACATTGCTATTTTAGAGTACTGCACACAGTGACAATCTTGATGGAGGGTCAGGGGCCAAGAAGACACCTGGGAGGAAATGGTCCCACCATCTTTGCACTCAACTCCTGATAATAAATGCAACTGCTTGGGACTGCCACCATGAACGTGTGTATTACACTGTTGTCCAACGTAATAAAAGAGAATCTATTCAAATTGGTACTTGCAAATTGCGATGTAGCCCATGTAAACAGTCTATGCACATGTCCTAATTACAGTACCAGGAGTCGACTGTATACGTAGGAGCAGCCAATCGCTGGCTCTTACATCTAGTGCATAATTCGAACAAAATGTCCAGTATATTGGATGTGTGCAAACTATTCTCCTCCGTCAAATACCTTCCACTGAAAAGTATGAAGTTGTCTTTTGAAAGTTGTCTGAGTGATGTGTTTTGGTGTTGCCTCTGATCACCCTACATAATGTGAGGAAGTACTGTAAGTGGCTGATGAAACTAGCTCAAGATGAAAATGATCAGAAAGTGTATTCCAGGTGAAGACAGAGACGGGGCTATGGTTCAGGTAGGTGGTCAATGTCAAGGATCTCCATGTTGGATTCAGCCCATACAGGCCTAGGGTTGTGTAAATACCTTTGAGTGCcaatatagtggggcaaaaaagtatttagtcagccaccaattgtgcaagttatcccacttaaaaagatgagagaggcctgtcattttcataataggtgcacttcaactatgacagacaaaatgagaaaaaatccagaaaatcacattgtaggattttttatgaatttatttgcaaattatggtggaaaataagtatttggtcacctacaaacaagcaagacttctggctctcacagaccagaacttctggctctcacagaacttcttctttaagaagctcctctgtcctcccctcgttacctgtattaatggcacctgtttgaacttgttatcagtataaaagacacctgtccacaacctcaaacagtcacactccaaactccactatggccaagaccaaagagctgtcaaaggacaccagaaacaaaattgtagacctgcaccaggctgggaagactgaatctgcaataggtaagcagcttggcttGAAGAAattaactgtgggagcaattattaggaaatggaagacatacaaaaccAATGATAATCTCCGTCGATCTGggtctccacgcaagatctcacaccgtggggtcaaaatgatcacaagaacggtgagcaaaaatcccagaaccacacgggggacctggtgaatgacctgcagagagctgggaccaaagtaacaaagcctaccatcagtaacacactacgcggCCAGGGACTCagatcctgcagtgccagacgtgtccccctgcttaagccagtacatgtccaggcccgtctgaagtttgctagagagcatttggatgatccagaagattgggagaatgtcatatggtcagatgaaaccaaaatataactttttggtaaaaactcaactcgtcatgtttggaggacaaataatTCTGAGTTGCATACAAAGAactccatacctactgtgaagcatgggggtggaaacaccatgctttggggctgtttttctgcaaagggaccaggacgactgatccgtgtaaaggaaaaaatgaatggggccatgtatcgtgagattttgagtgaaaacctccttccatcagcaagggcattgaagatgaaacgtggctgggtctttcagcatgacaatgatcccaaactcaCAGCCTGGGCAACAaaagagtggcttcgtaagaagcatttcaaggtcctggagtggcctagccagtctccagatctcaaccccatagaaaatctttggagggagttgaaagtctgtgttgcccagcaacagccccaaaacatcactgctctagagatctgcatggaggaatgggccaaaataccagcaacaatgtgtgaggacttacagaaaatgtttgacctctgtcattgccaacaaagggtatataacaaagtattgaggaacttttgttattgaccaaatacttattttccaccataatttgcaaataaagtcattaaaaatcctacaatgtgattttcaggatttttttttctttctcattttgtctgtcatagtctgtcacctatgatgaaaattacaggcctcatctttttaagtgggattacttgcacaattggtggcagactaaatgcttttttgccccCACTGTATATTTACTATTCAATAAACTACATTTCAACCACATATCTCATTCTGCTCTAATTTCCACATTCCAACATGTGCATGTTGACACAACCACACAATCCTTACCCTAAGCCAAGTTTATCCAGTGCAATGCTTTTGATTCAATTCACAGCACCATACAATTTCCATCTGTGCACTCAACCTGGTCTCATAAATGTAAATTAGAGATTctgaaattagtatgatatgttacatttggtatggttacatagaGTAAGACAGATTGTTACTTAAGGCAAAGTCctgaatctcatcacagacaattTTAGCAACTTACTTAGCAATTTCAACtacttttagctactttgcaactacttagcatgttagttaACTCTTCccattaccctaaccttaaccattttagctaaccctaacctaactcctaaacttaaccaacAATCCCTAgcctagccaacgttagccatcTAGTCAGAATTCATAACATATGATACGTTTTAAAATTGGGAACGattgtacattttgcaaattaGTAACATATTTTACAAATTCATATCTtatgaattgtaattcataacatatcataaatgggtgatggacatccacaaattaatacataccatacgaagtGTAACATATACTAAATGGAGTGACTCCGATTTACCtgcagaataatacgaaatgctctgagaccaggttgcaacACTTGGTCTACCTCTGATTTCTCCAACCATGGGCCTAACCCTGCTCCAGTTTACCACTGTGTCACATTCATTACCTCCAACCAACTATAAATACTCTACCAACTATATTAACTTCTACCAATTGACAATATCTACATGCATTTTCCTCCAGTCACTGCATTCAACCAGTGAAACACTAAACCCTCTTGTTGACAGCTCACATTGGTGTGCAACTCTGCTCTTCTCTTCTGCCAACTGGAGAAAGCTGGCTTGTCAAGTCAACGTTTTTGTCAGTTTGTTACAGATGACCCCTGGAATTGAAAGCTTCCATCTTTGGTAATAACAGGAAAACTGTTATAgtaccactccacaaatttcttgttaaactatagttttggcaagtcgattaggacatctactttgtgcatgacacaagtaatccaacaaatccaacaattgtttacagacagattacttcacatataattcactgtatcacaattccagttggtcagaagtttacatacactaagttgactgtacctttaaacagcttggaaaattccagaaaattatgtcctggctttagaagcttctgataggataattgacatcatgtgagtcaattggaggtgtacctgtggatgtatttcaaggcctaccttcaaactcagtgcctctttgcttgacaccatgggaaaatcaaaagaaatcagccaagacctcagaaaaaaagaattgtagacctccacaagtctggttcatcattgggagcaatttccaaacggctgaaggaaccacgttcatctgtacaaacaatagtatgcaagtataaacaccacgcagccgtcaatccgctcaggaaggagacgcgttctgtctcctagggatgaacgtactttgatgagaaaagtacaaatcaatcccagaacaacaccaaaggactttgtgaagatgctggaggaaacaggtacaaaagtatctatatccactataaaacgagtcctatatcgacataacctgaaaggccgctcagcaaggaagaagccactgctccaaaaccgccataaaaaagccagactacagtttgtaactgtacatggggacaaagattgtactttttggagaaatgccctctggtctgacaaaacaaaaatagaactgcttggccataatgaccatcgttatgtttggaggaaaaaggtggtggcttgcaagtcgaagaacatcatcccaaccatgaagcacaggggtggcagcatcatggtgtgggggtgctttgctgcaggagggactggtgcacttcagaaaatatatggcatcatgagggaggaaaattatgtggatatattgaagcaatatctcaagacatcagtcaggaagctaaagcttggttgcaaatgggtcttccaaatggacaatgaccccaagcatacttccaaagttgtggcaaaatggcttaaggacaacaaagttaaggtattggagtggccatcacaaagccctgacctcaatcctatagaagatttgtgggcagaactgaaaaggtgtgtgcgagcaaggaggcctacaaacctgactccgttacaccagctctgtcaggaggaatgggccaaaattcacccaacttattgtggaaggctatcctaaacgtttgacccaagttaaacaatttaaagggcaatgctaccaaatactaattgagtgtatgtaaacttatgacacactgggaatgtgatgaaagaaataaaagctgaaataaatcattctctctattattctgacatttcacattcttaaaataaagtggtgatcctaactgacctaagacagggaatttttacttggatcaaatgtcaggaatgagttgaaatgtatttggctaaggtgtatataaacttcagacttcaactgtacattacaTCTAGATAGTACCTATACATCGTGTTTTCAGTCATAACTTTTATAGATCATGAGCTTTAAAACCCatccctcagctactctcagtccatcccacctatcttcaTAAACTACCCTCATATGATTGCCATGTGCCATATAtatttcaactgtgctgtgatgtttcacaaattCTGAAGGTGTCTAATTGCATACTTTCTACAGATTGTAAGTTAAAGATAAATATTTTTActaaaagtattattatattgttgattgattgactatgattTTCCAAATCTCCCAATAGTGCTATTTGTAAGGTTAATTTTAGATCATTGTTGTGATTTTTTAAGCCATTCCTGAACATGTGACCAGAAATAAGCTACATAGAAGCAATAGCAAAATAAGTGATCTAATGTTTCTGTCTCTTCAAAGCTGACATGGTTATATGCCCCATATACATAACATTATGTTTGCgacaagaattttgtataataatttataAATAGAAAAACTTAAGTTTTGAATCAAGCGTTGTTTTGCATATCAGTTTATAAACCATGTACCACAGAATCGgcacatcgaaaatctcttcccaactattttgcgcCGCGGTCAACATCTTGGTCCTCAAGTAAAACTGATATTTGCATTTATTTAGTCAATGTTGGTCTTTAATAAACAAACCAGTTTCCTATCTGTCTTTTCTGGAAGATGAAACTGGAATTGCAACCAGTTTTTATGGCTTGTTTAAAGGCAATATTTTGAAAAAGGgatgagaggttgtaatctggaTAAAAGGAAATAGGCCATTTTTGAAGGGATGAAACATTTGTACTAATCTCCTTGAGAACCAGTTCAGGTTTAATTATAATTTTTGTATGACTTGTGCTTTTCGTGATAGGTTTAATGCTTCAATATTTATGAAATTTAGCCCCCGAAATCATATTAATGATATAAATAAGCATGTTTTATTTTGTCTGGCTTCCCTTCCAAATAAAGTGAAATATATTTTGCTCAAATAATTTAAAAGACAAATCGTTCAGCGTAGAAGTGTCATAAGtaaataggtaaactgggatgGATATGATTAAATAATTAGTCAGGTTGaattttccacaaatagacaggtatttacctttccatggtagcaagatcgtATCTATTTTTGCAAATTTCTGTTAATATTTTTTGGagtaaattgttttatttatttcggGCTATGTCCACTTCACTGTAAAACcattttattggtcaaatacacggTAGGTTGGCAGCGCAGGTCcaaatccaggcacttgtcatctctgGTTAAGGctactgcaactctctgttggctgcgctccctgcttgtgccatcaaacccctgcaatttATCCAGAACGCCGCAGTCCACCTGGTGTTCCCATGTTTTCCCATGTCACCCAGCTTCTCCGCACACCcctctggcttccagtcgaagctcgcatccactacaagaccatggtacttgccgACAGAGCAGCAAGGGGCACTGCTCCTCCCTaacttcaggctatgctcaaaccctacacccaaACCTGAGCACTTCATCCTTCCAGCTCTGGCCTACTaacactgactttgctgataactacttttgagggaaaatgtatactgagcaaaaatataaactcaacatgtaaagtgttggtcccgtgtgtcatgagctgaaataaaagatcccagaaatgttcaatatgcacaacaaaaaacaattatctcagattttgtgcacaaatttgtttacatccatgttagtgagcatttctcatttgccatgataatccatccacctgacatgtgtggcatatcaccaagccgattaaacagcatgatcattacaccggTGTACCTTGTGCTGTTGCCAATAAAATGCCcctaagttttgagggagcatgcaattggcatgctgaatgccatttctctaccataagccgcctccatcgtcgttttagagaatttggcagtatgtccaaccggcctcacaactgcagacatgtgtaaccacaccagcccaatAGCTCCACACACAGTTTCTTCACCTACGGGATGGTCTGAGACgagcctcccagacagctgatgaaactgtgggtctACACAACCAAATAATGTCTGCACAAACtctcagaaaccatctcagggaagctcatctgcctgctcctcatcctcaccaggttcttgacctgactgcagtttggcatcaTAACCGACtttagtgggcaaatgctcaccttcaatggccactggcatgctgaagaagtgtgctcttcatggatgaatcccggtttcaactgtattgggcagatggcagacatctTGTATAACATCATATGTTGgtaagcggtttgctgatgtcattgttgtgaacagagtgccccatggtggcggtggggttttggtatgggcaggtataagccACAGGCAACGAACACACAAtggcattttatcaatggcaatttgaatgcacagagaaacaatgaggcccattgttgtgccattcatccgccgccatcacctcatgtttcaaaaTGGTAATgaacggccccatgtcgcaaggatctgtacacaattcctggaagctgaaaatgttccagttctaccatggcctgcatactcacccgacatgtcacccattgagcatgtttgggatgctctggattgacaacATCGTGTTCCAGTTACTGACAATATTCAGcgacttcacacagccattgaaaaggagtgggacaacattccacaggccacaattaacagcctgatcaactctatgcgaaggagatgtgtcgggctgcctgaggcaaatggtggtcacaccagatactgactggttttctaatccacgcccctactttttttttaaggtatctgtgaccaacagatgcatatctgtattcccaatgatttgaaatccatagtttaggttctaatgaatatatttcaattgactgatttccttatatgaactttaactctaattgttgcatgttgcgtttatatttttgttcagcgtacTTGCTAGGACTGTGATAGGTGGTTGTCTCTCCAAGCTatattaagatgaatgcactaattgtaagtcactctggaaagagcatctgctaaatgactcaaatgtaaatgtataaattAAACTATCTCCAATAGAAATGATTGCCAATAACGACCCAATGACTGTTTACTATGTTAACCATTATTCCTATGTAAGAGTTAACTGAAATACTAGGTTTTGTGAGTTAAATCAGTCCCTTTCTATCAATTTggcactctctcttctctatctcattctcttactctctccctctctggtggtCCAGGCATACAGGCAGCTCTCATTGTAAGTGTGGGACTCTTGGCACTGGTTGTGCTGAATCATGTGGATATCGAACAATGACCGGCTGGACAAAATTGACAACTAATGAAATAACTTTGAGGGGGAGTGAGAAGGGGGGCCAGGTAGAGCGGTGACCCCACAGTCCTGTCTGCTCGGCCTATTGCAAGCTGATCTGGAGGGTGGCTTGGATGCAGAGGAGTGTTGGCAGAGTTTCCACCCCTGAGCGTGCCGTATATATTGAGCTCAGCATGCCATCACAAACACACTGGCACAGACACGTACTGGTAAGAGATTCACATCCATCGCTCtccacattatttattttaaaaataatTTTGATCCAACTTTGTCTAGATTTTTTAAACAAACAGGTTAGTTTACTATTTTATGTTGGGATAACATAATTCTTTGTCATTATACATAAAACTATTTCACTTACAAACAAATAGATTAACATGAGGACTGTTTCCATTTAACTGTTTTTGTTGGACTATATTTTGGGAGGGGACTTTTTTTTATACATACATGAGAGAACCAACCAGCTTCGTGCAGAATTTAACTGCAGATTTTCTGGCACTATTATTTAATGTTTTTGCTACTATCCTATCAAACTGCAAACTACTGGACCCTAAAAATATGTTATTCTCTGTACAGTTTCATCATAACCCATCCGGTTCACTATGGCCACAGACCACCAGAAACCTGCATCCAAGCAGCAGCAGCCAGGCACTAGTGCTTTcaaggtgagggggagagggggaggcagaggaagGGCAGGGCAGAGGAGGGCAGGAAAGAAGGATGGGTAATGGTGGGGCAGGGCATGATAGATCAGGGACAATGACACACTGCAAGATTTTTCAAAGCAAAAGTTACACAGTACTCAACATAATTCCCCGATACAACTTGAGATGCCGACAGGCCGAGCATTGCAAGGAGACCTAAACATACATttagtctctccctgtcttccacAGTTGATCATCTATGAACAGGAGAACTTCCAGGGGCCTTGCCATGAGCTGACTGGTCCCTGTAACAACCTCCAGGAAGCAGGCGTGGAGAAAGTGGGCTCCATACTGGTGCTGTGTGGACCGTAAGTGTGGCTcagagatagtatgatagagagagggaaagagagagaggaagtatgTGGACTAAGATGTTGACCGCCGCGCAAAAAAAGGTTAGGTAAAGGTGTgtgattgtctgtgtgtgtggtgggagtGGGTAAAGATGGTGTGATTATCAAACAATAGAAAAAGAAATGGGATTGGTGATTGGACAAATTAAAATGGTTCCGTACAGGAAAACAAACACTTCCAAACCATTCCATAACACAAATATAGTCACTTGCATTGTGCACAAGGCACAGTATGTTCATTCACCTTTAATCTTGTTTTTGTCATCCTTCACTTTCCCCCTCCATCACTTTGTGCCCTCCTCGCTTTTACTTGTCTATGCTTTCTCAGATGGGTGGGATACGAGCAGGCTAACTGTAAGGGGGAGCAGTATGTGTTTGAGAAGGGGGAGTATCCTCGCTGGGATTCCTGGACCAACAGCAGACGTAGCGACAACATCTTTGCATTCCGCCCCATTAAAGTGGTAACACAGCACCCCCTTCGCTACTACAACACAAATCAGCCATTTTGTAGATTCTCTGTGACT harbors:
- the crybb2 gene encoding LOW QUALITY PROTEIN: beta-crystallin B2 (The sequence of the model RefSeq protein was modified relative to this genomic sequence to represent the inferred CDS: substituted 1 base at 1 genomic stop codon), translating into MPSQTHWHRHVLVRDSHPSLSTVSSXPIRFTMATDHQKPASKQQQPGTSAFKLIIYEQENFQGPCHELTGPCNNLQEAGVEKVGSILVLCGPWVGYEQANCKGEQYVFEKGEYPRWDSWTNSRRSDNIFAFRPIKVDSQEHKIVLYENPSFAGKKIEIIDDDVPSFHAHGYQEKVSSVRVQSGTWVGYQYPGYRGYQYLFEKGEYKDSAEFGAQFPQIQSVRRIRDMQWHQRGAFHAAAGAN